The region ACATAGTctactacttgaattaaacttacaggagccatttttGATTTGCAGGCTCCTTGTCTGAACAGCTATTGTATTTTGTATTgaatgtattttcaaataacctTTATTTCCAAAATATATGTGCCAATCTATGAAACACTTGGATCTAGTGTTATCCCGCGTGATTAGCCTGATGGGATTGCATCATCAGGAAATTGATCCCTGAAATCTTTGTGTTGATGTGAAGGGGCCCATCAAAACCCAAAGGAAGTACACTTGGAGGAACGTAGCAATTTGGAGATGGACGTTTTTATCTCCTTGTTTCTTATGCTGTATATTACAGGATTCATCATGGATGGAACCATGGAATATAGTACAGTGAATGTTAAATCCAGATTTGACGGAACAGCAGGGGTGGGCTTCAGGTAGGCAATGGATGCAGTGAGTATAAATGTGGAGAAAACAATGAGGTGAGGGAGGCAAGtagagaaggccttttgcctTCCTTGCAGAGAAGGGATTCTCAACACAGCAATGAAAATGTGCACATAAGATATAATGACAAAGACAAAGCAAACTAAGGCAAGAACAATACCCAAGACAATTatgccaatttcaggtagatTTAAGTCAGAACAAGATATCTTAAGCATTGCTGGAACTTCACAGAAAAATTGATTGACAACATTGGAACAAAAGGGGGTTGCAAAAGTCCCTGTGGCATGTAATGAGCCAATGAGAAGGCCGGCAGTCCAGACACCAGCAATCATTTTGATGCAATCTTGCTTGTTCATCACCATCTCATATTGCAACGGGTTGCAAATGGCAACAAACCGATCATATGCCATGACTGTGAGCAGAGAGGCATCCGATGCTAAAAAGATAATGAGTGAGAAGACTTGAGCTACACATCCCCAATAGGAAATGTGCCTGATATTGAAGAGTGAGTTTGCCATGGATTTGGGCATAATGACTGAAACAGCACTAAGGTCCTGGATGGCCAAGTTCATGAGAAataagtacatgggagtgtgcagGCGATGGTCAAAGGCCACTGCAGAGATTATGAGAAGATTCCCTGTGACTGTTGCCAAGTACAACACCAGAAACACCAGGAAGTGTAGAATTTGCAGTTCTCGAACTTCAGTGAATTCCAGGAGCAGAAATCCAGACAGAGAGGTCTGGTTAGtcatgaggatgatgatgatgatttttttctTAGTAGGATGCATGCAGACTGTTGTAAGAAAAGGACAAGGATTAAAATGATACTGTAAAGTAGTGGTTATGATAAACAAGAAACACAACTACACCTAGAATTTTATGTTAGTAGCAGCAGTAGTTACAGAGGTCATAACCATAATGAGTGCATTGGACATACATTTTCTTGCTGTTAACATTCCTAATATATTCAGGAGATGATACATTATATAAGATgatgcatcaccccccccccccggttttcaTCCCCCTTTCACTTATTTGGATTTCTGATTGTATGTGCAAGAATCTGATTTACAAGCTGTCTAACAACCTGATATCAAAACAACAGAAAAGTAATTCATGTGCATGTCAATGAGCAAAGGAATGCATTTCTTAAATACCAGTGTATTAGTCAATCATTTCAAAGAATCTTCTATTTAGTAGGGATCGGTGAAGTCCTTTTCCTCTACCAGGAAGTTCATCATTTTTCCAAACAACTTTTGTGTTTTCAAaaattcctcagatgttttgTCTGAGGAGAAATCACCAAGTTCTTTTTAATATTTGTGTTTTTGATGGCATCTCTTGTACAGGCGTCCCCTGCAATACAACTCATGTACAGACATCCCTGTATCCACAGGAGATATGTAGGGCTCTGTGGCTCAGGAGGAGTCCACcgccctctctgtccccctcctggcCTGATTCTCCCTTTGACCtactctccctgcccagttctgccccctttcctccttccctctgcactcccccaccccgaaacaccttACTGCCCACTGGCAGGTCAATTTACCATTGGGTGGTTGCCCAAGATGTCTTcttcccagcaccaactggcCCCAGGCCACAGTGCCAGCCCAGAGTCCTTACTGCAagcgcagaagtgccttacagcacttttataaCAGCAGTTGCCCAGAAAGCACTTCAGCTGTCGGCAATGCCCATGTATAGGACCGGGCCCTAAATCAATGAGGGCTTTAATGCATCTTGGCAGTCAGATGCTGATGTGAGAATATCTGAAAATATTTGTACACCCAGGCAGATAGCTCATAGGTTCACAGTCATCAAAACAATACGGGAAGAGAAAGTgagagtggaagaaaaaaaaattagaggtgGAGAAAGGACAGATGTTGGAAAAGGTATAAGAGAAATTAGAAGGTTGAGGAAAAAATGAAAGGCAAAGAGAATAGAGGAGCAATTCTGAAATTCTTAAAATTGTTAGTAAATCAAGAACATGAATAGCTTACAGTTTCTTTCACTTCTGATTTGCTTTTTGGTCCACTGAATGTATGTGTCCAGGGTTTGCCAAAACTTAAATTAAATCCTCATTCAATTGACATTAGCAGAGGCTTATGAGTGTTCTCATGAATTCCTAGAGATTTGCTCCCAGGAGTCCAACACCACTCAGCATCAGAggcatcataaaaaaaaaagtacttgggttggttaatataattaaaaaataatgattGTGTCTGAGTATAGTAAAACTGCATCATGCAATGGCTGGAAATATCAGTAAAATGAATGAGTTGCTTCAGGGCCAGCTCCAGGAGAGGCTGAGTCCAAATAGGTAGTGTCTGCATTGGCCTCGCCCACCCTCTCTGTGCCTCCCCCCTCACCATGCAGTCATCAGCCAACCAAGCACTGATGGTGCTGCGTGCAAAGCGTACCACCTGGAAATATTTGGTGGTGGTGTGATgttgtcaccaccaactgcttctacGAGGCCCATTTTGGGCCACATGGTGATGAGGGTAGGCAGGATGGCTCacactgtgctctggtcaccatGACTTGGTATGGCCAATTCCATTCAGCGCTGGGGCCCTCTGAAGAATGGGGGCCAGATTTGACTGCATTCGCCAAATTGCCCAAAGGCGGGCCCTGTGTTGTTTAACTAAATCTCAATTAAGCACTCACCTGCTTGTCCTCCTGCCTCCAAGCTCCCTCTGAGTGCCCTGCCACACTTACCTACCTCTCACTGGCCTTTACCAGGGAGTTCAAGGAATGGAAATGAATACCTTCATTCCTAGAGCACCCTGGTGAAGGCATGGTGTAGGTCACAGTGGCACCACAGAGAGAAACTTGTAAGTGTGGGAGCAAGCTCTGATAGAGTGTGAAAGATATAAGaaacggcacatttgcaactggcAACCCCATTCCCCAGGTGTGCCAGAAAACACAGCTTTTATTGTAGAtgagaatttattttatttatttatacaggtatttatataccaccttactttggtcgtcagatttctcctcagactgtaatccaaggcggtttacataggcaggctgttctaaacccccgcagggatttttacaattgaatagttctagtctttcatagaactcctcgttacagctggattccttcccggtctggcctctctctggcccttcacctcccacgctccacttgacagcaactcctctctgccaccgagggtcagctcatcagtatatcagtgtgtcctcagttctcaggtacttccggttgtttcgaactggcagaaTGACAGCACTGTTCATGAGAGCTGGGGCTGCCCACTTATGAGGCCCACTGAGACAGTGGTCTTGAGTGGTGGCATTGGTGCAGATGCCAACCAGCACTGCCCACACCCACTAACTGCAAAAAGAACTGCAGGTAAAGGAATTTTAGTTAGGTAAAGGAATGCAGATGGGCCAAAATTTCACCAAGGGCAACTTTTAGCTGAGTACAGGGAAGAAAAATGGAGCAAAATGGATctccattttcatttttattttttttgctgctgtctcttttGTAGTGATATCAGTGCCCCCTCACCAACAGGGAGCCTCCTTATTGCAAGAGCTACCCTCAGAATGGCACTACACAGTCAAGAAGCATGATTCAGGAGAACATGCCCACCATTTGGTGCCCAGGGGAAGCAATGTCCCAGCACTGAAAATCACTACCTACTCCCCCAAAATAACTGAATGTGCCTTGGTGAAAGTGGAATCTAAATGGGAGGCACATTTTAGTTGGCATTATTTGCAGCTTAGTAGCAGCGGTTTAAGTTGGGACTGATATAAAACAGatgccacaatcctatcccccgccactTGCACCAATGCAACCATGATGTTGATGCACATGTTGCATCTTAGCATTggaggggcaatcaggaggcttccTTCTTTTGTTCCCTGACCATCAGGTGAGCCTTATTTTGCCttgtgggtctacttggatctgcatcataTCTTTAGCTTGAGCAAGGCCTAGTGGACTGAAGGGAATGTGGACAGGGTTGGGTGTGGCATAAGATATTGGGAGCGCCTttgctctctgcctcctggcagtCCAGATCCATGCCTTGATCCTTGCCCTCCCCATCCATGATTGGAAATATATGAAGAGCAAATTGCCGAACCAGGAGAGACTCATAAGTAGAGAATTGTGGCCTTCCTTGGCCTTCTTTTACAGATGAAGTATTAATGCTATGAAAAGGTTATTTTAATATCCAGGGAATAGCCAAGTCTTCTGTGTATGTCTCTGAAATTATGAAAAAAGGTTTAATTTCTCCCTTGGGTTTTCTACTGCTCTATATGTGAGCTTTTAAGAACAGAGCCTTAAAATCTTAACAAGAGAAAGAAAGATCATCTACATAATCAAAGACCTATGTTCTTTATATGCCAATACAGTGACCTATGTTCTTATTGCCAAACCCAGCATCCCAAAAAGAAGACAAGGGGTGAGTTGTCTAGTTGTATTAGTTCTGAAGCATTATTTGTGAATGCATATTTTATTTCCTCTCTTTTCCATTGATCCTTTT is a window of Tiliqua scincoides isolate rTilSci1 chromosome 5, rTilSci1.hap2, whole genome shotgun sequence DNA encoding:
- the LOC136652976 gene encoding olfactory receptor 14A16-like; protein product: MHPTKKKIIIIILMTNQTSLSGFLLLEFTEVRELQILHFLVFLVLYLATVTGNLLIISAVAFDHRLHTPMYLFLMNLAIQDLSAVSVIMPKSMANSLFNIRHISYWGCVAQVFSLIIFLASDASLLTVMAYDRFVAICNPLQYEMVMNKQDCIKMIAGVWTAGLLIGSLHATGTFATPFCSNVVNQFFCEVPAMLKISCSDLNLPEIGIIVLGIVLALVCFVFVIISYVHIFIAVLRIPSLQGRQKAFSTCLPHLIVFSTFILTASIAYLKPTPAVPSNLDLTFTVLYSMVPSMMNPVIYSIRNKEIKTSISKLLRSSKCTSFGF